The Rosa rugosa chromosome 3, drRosRugo1.1, whole genome shotgun sequence sequence CCTGTTCTCGGAGGAAGAACGCCCATCCAGGTTTACACCGACTACATGAAGAGCTTCCATGAGAGATTCAGAGATTACTTGGGAGACGTTATTGTGGTAAGATACTTGCAACAAACATGTTTAACTCCAACTGATGTGCTAAACAATTAAACACAGATATATATTTGCAAGTGTTCCCAGAAAGAAACTATTAAACAGAGCAAACTAATCAAGATAATTGGTAGTAAATCAATCAATATTAATTTGTTCCTCTTAATATAAAGTTGAGTTTATAAGGAACTTGTTTTTAAATGGTTAGAGACTCAATTTCAACTATTTCTGCAGGAAATTCAAGTTGGTATGGGTCCTTGTGGTGAACTCAGATATCCTGCTTATCCAGAGAGCAATGGAACATGGAAGTTTCCTGGAATTGGAGAATTTCAATGCTATGACAAGGTAACCATTGTAAATAAAAGgagttttattttaattttattttatgctACCAACAAAATGGCCCTAAATTGGATCATATCAAAATCGATCATAAAGGCACCTAAAAGATTGTAGAGAATATTGGTATATATGTTATTTCTAAACAAGGTTTTTTGTCACAGTACATGAAAGCTTCCCTGGAAGCATTAGCAGAGGCACAAGGAAAGAGAGATTGGGGAAGGACTGGACCCCATGATTCCGGCCAGTACAATCAGTTTCCTGAAGACACCGGATTTTTCAAAAGAGATGGAACCTGGAATACCGAGTATGGACAGTTCTTCCTCGAATGGTACTCAGAGAAGCTATTAAGGCACGGAGATAGACTCCTGGCAGCTGCAAAAGGAGTGTTTCAAGGAACTGGAGCTAAACTATCTGGAAAGGTAGCTGGGATTCATTGGCACTACAGAACAAGATCCCATGCTGCTGAATTAATGCTGGCTACTATAATACTAGACTTGGAGATGGTTACATACCAACAGCAAAAATGTTCAGCAAACATGGGGTTGTATTAAACTTCACCTCCATGGAAATGAAAGATGGAGAACAGCCTGACAATGCGAATTGCTCTCCTGAGGGGTTAGTCCGGCAAGTAAAGATGGCAACCAAGAGTGCTGGAATTGAACTTGCAGGAGAGAATGCACTGGAGAGGTATGATTCTGGTGCATATGGACAGGTTTTGGCCACAAGCAGATCAGATTCCGGCAATGCGTTGAGTGCTTTCACATACCTAAGATTGAATAAGAGATTGTTCGAAGGGGACAACTGGCGGAACATGGTTGAATTTGTGAAAGGCATGgctgaaggtggccggaatgaaAGACTGTCAGAGTGCGACTCCACTGGCACCGACCTTTTTGTCCGTTTTATCAAAGAGAAGAATGTCCAGGAAGAAAAGGAAACTGTTCTTGTGTAGAAAATTTGTTTAAGTGCATCTTTATGTACAAACAGAGTATCCGAGTATATAGTTAATTACTGTAATAtagtgagaaaaaaaatagggaGAGAGTGAGGGATTAAAGGAGTACTTAATCATAAGCAAACCATACTTGGCATCAGATGCTGAAGCCTACGATGGTTAAACAATTCCCTGTATATGTCTCCATTACCTGAATGGTTAGTTGATGTTTATTCAAACCAAGTTTTCATCTAGTTCAGGGGATGTTCAGATGACTTGAGAATAGTTGTCAATCTAGTCCCGTGTGTCGAGTAATATGCATTCATGTTTCTTAGTAAAGCATCTACAACTTCCAATACATCATCactaatttctattttctttgcttATTGTTTCAATATAGCTTTAGTACTGGAAATGGAAGACTCATACTAAACCTTTTCTGATATACTTAGTGTTGGAAACAAAGGAATATCATGTCTATATATGTGAAAAATTTTGCAGGCAGATAATATCTTGCAGCTCATAGGAGGGGAAGCTGCTCCAAGAACGGGAGGGGGCCCTTAACACAAAAACTAACTAGAAAATTATAGCAAACTGGTTTCTTTGACTTCACTTATTACTTTCTTGAATTGAGTTTTAACAGCCACCAGTTCATCCTTGTTGAGCTCAAACCTCCCTAATTTCAAAGCTTTAGAATGCTTCTTGTTTTTGCTGATGAACAAGAAACTAGTTCTTGTAGGGAAGTTCAATATCCCTTTAATAGTACCATCTTTaccatgaagaagaaaaagggctTCATGTAAATATTGATGTAGCATAATTTAACTAGCTAATACCTTTCTCAGTGTTTTAGCAAATTAGTTGACAACTACTGATAAAACAACCAAAGTAAATGCCAAAAGGCCATAGGCAGATACAAATCATCAAGCACTTAGCCACTAGGTTTGCATATTTCTGTACAAGAGAGTAGGTCAGAACAGAAACATAACGTTAGCCTTtcagaaaaataaagagaacATTGCATGGAAAGTCTGAGATATATTTATTATTTCATCATTATGACCGGCAGGGCAAAGCCTCTATGATCCACAGCAAGTAACATTGAAACATTACTTCACAGAATGCGCTTTATTAATTTGAAACACCAAAGAGTATGATCAACACCAACTACATTATCTAATTCATTCACAGCAACTATGAATAACAACTATGACGACGTCACAGCAGAAAGCTGTAATCTTCAATGCAAGTCAGCATACAAAGGTTTTAAAGTTAATATCCAAACTCCTCAGGAACGCACATTCTGCTGTCAAGGATAGGTAAGATTACCTGAAAACAGCCGAAGATGGCCAAAGGAGTTTTCCAGTAAGGCCTTAAGACAGTGTTTTCTCAAGCATTAACAAAAGGGATTTCCACACTGCCCACCTGATGCCATGAACCTGCACCCAAACACCTGACTAAGTCACAATCTAAACAGGGATCCCTACTTGATACATGAATCAAAATTCAAACTTAAACAAGAATTCACATTCTGAATGACATTTCATGCAGCTATTTCAATTCACATTTAAAGTCAAGTGCGCGGTGAAGAGTGCCAAATATATAAAAGCAGTAAAAGACTAATTAAAATGCACCCAAATGGAGGGATAGAAGAGCATCTACTGTCTAGGTTCACACACCACATCATTCTACCGGAAAACGATTCAAAGAATTgcatttaaaaagaaaaaataataaataaataaaaaattcaaactcTATCTTTATCAGCTGTAAGAATACTATGATTCCAAATCATGTTGAGCCTGTAATGACATGAAAACTTCAACAATgagggaaaaagaagaagcatgtCCTTAGGTTGGCTTGATGAGTAAACTGAATTATATCCTAGAGTTACGGCATTGGGTTTTTACTAAAGTCTTGTAATTTTTACCCAAGTCCTCTGCTTTTAGCATTAACAGTGAAACCCTTTTAGTTTTAATCAATTTTAGTTACAACAAGAGCACACCCAATTAGAATTCTTTAGTAAACAAGTGAGTGAGTGAATCAAAGTACCCAATGAAGTCAGGAATCAGGATCGGAATTGGGATTCTGGCGGCGAAGGTCTTCGATTAAGCTTCCGAGCTCTTTGCGAGTAGATTCTCTTCCAAAGCCGTACCTGAAAAGAATGGAATTCCGAAGACGGCAGAGAAGACTGTTGCCACTGCAACTGTCTGAACCAGACTGAAAGCTTTCTCCATTTTCATGAATAAACAGAGGGGGAGAGGTTTTACGAAGGGAATTTCTTAAAAAGGAGTTTTCTCAATTTTACAACAAAAGAGAGCATTGGGCCGTTGGGGTTTAAGGGCCCAGCCCCAAGTACTACGtcctgtattttttttttttttttaatatcacaAAAACTAGTATTCATTCGGAAAGGAGAGAATGTACAAAACTACAACATATTCGAACCACATGATATGAGACTGAGACTAAAGAAAATCAATGAAGGAAAAAACCAATTTCCAAATTATGCCGATCAAGTTAGTCAATGAAGCAACTCCATTGCTTTGGAATAGTCATGGATAAGCATCCCCAGCAATAGTCATATAAGTTGTGCTGGGTCATCTTCTATCATAATGTAAGACAGAGACTAGTAATCAATGAAGAAAGAACCATCTTCCAAATTTTGTCAATCAAGTCAACCAATTTCCAGAGACTTGCTTTGGAATGGACTGAAGCAACTCCATTGCTGTTTCCAcgattatatatatgtagtttCCAAAATTCTTTTTGCTCCACTCTGCAGTTTGCATATCATCTTCGTAATCATGTTTTACAGTATAATGAGTGGTAGATCTGTGCATTCTGTTTTGGTTGGGCTTGTGTGCCTGGCCCTTGCCTCTGCTATTTGTTGTTCAAGTGTTGGAAGCTCCAACAAAATTATGTGCTTGGAGAGTGAAAGGCATGCTCTTCTCCAGTTCAAACAAGGCCTTGTGGATGAGTCCAATGCTCTTGCTTCTTGGGAAAACAAGAAAGATTGCTGCAAGTGGAGAGGAATAGCGTGCAACAACAAAACAGGTCATGTCACAAGACTTGATTTCTCCTTTATATCTTTCAATTATACTGAAGTTCCTTTAAGAGGTGAAATTAGTCATTCACTACTTGAATTGCCATATCTAAATTACTTGGACCTCAGTTATAATGATTTTGGAGGAATGATCATTCCCAAGTTCATTGGCTCTTTGAGTCAATTGAAAGAACTCAAACTTGCAGCTGCTGATTTCAGTGGACCTGTTCCTCCCCAACTTGGAAACCTCTCTAATTTGCATACTCTTGATCTTTCCTTCAATGATTTTGAAGGAATGATGGTTCCCAAATTCATTGGCTTTTTGAGTCAATTGAAAGAACTCAAACTTGCAGCTGCTAATTTCAGTGGACATGTTCCTCCCCAACTTGGAAACCTCTCTAATTTGCACACTCTTGATCTTTCCGGGAACCATGATGCTAGTTCTGAAAACCTTGAGTGGTTATCTCATCTTTCTTCCTTGAGATACTTGAACATGGCATGGCTGAATTTGTCTGAGGCTGTGAATTGGCCACAATCTTTAAGCAAGCTCACTTTACTGACAGAGCTTCAGTTATCCCAGTGTAACCTTCCTGATGTCAATCTAAGATCACTTTCCTTTATTAATTCTTCCACCTCTCTTCAACTCCTTGACCTCTCTTGGAACTCTCTTAATTCTTCAATATTTTATTGGATAGCCAATGTCAGCAGCAACTTTGTCCATATTGATCTCTCTTTCAACAATCTCGAAGGTCCCATCCCAGATGTCTTCACAAGCATGCTTTCTCTAGTAACACTACATCTGTCTTCGAATCACCTTGAAGGCCCCATCCCAGATGTCTTCACAAGCATGCTTTCTCTAGTAACACTAGATCTCTCTTACAATCAACTTGAAGGTGGGATACCAAAAAGCTTTCAAAACTTATGCAGCTTAGAGTCATTGACCTTATGGTCAAACCAATTGTCTGAAAACATTGAGGACTCTGTTGAAACCTTGTCTTGTGCTTATAACACACTTGACACCTTGATCTTGGGTTTGAACCAATTTTGGGGGTCCTGGCCAGATTTGAAACGTTTTTCAAAGTTAAGAGAGTTAGATCTTTCCATTAATCAACTAAATGGCTCTGTATCCGAGAGTGTCGGGCAACTCTCTAGCCTTGAATTTTTATCTCTCCGGGGGAATTCTTTCACTGGTGTCATAACAGAATCCCACTTTCTGAACCTCTCTCGTTTACAGACTTTGGAGCTTTCTGGTAATCGTTTCTCTATCAACCTGAGCTCTGATTGGAATCCACCATTTCAACTTGGTTTGTTAGGCATGTCCTCTTGCAAGGTGGACCAAGCTTTTCCCAAGTGGATTCTAACGCAGACAAATCTTACTCAGCTTTATCTCCCTAATGCTGAACTATCAGGAATTCAGGATCATTACCTAATAAGTTTTGGGATCTATTTTCCGGCTTATATGAATTAGATCTCTCTATGAACCAAATCCATGGAAAACTGCCGAATCTGTCATCGACAAGCTTAAGTTTTGTTAACTTGTCTTCTAATCTACTTTCTGGCGCAGTGCCATCATTTTCTCCTATGCTAGAAGAGATGTATCTCTCGAATAATAGGTTTTCAGGACCTTTGTCTTCCTTATGTGCAACGCAGTCTCCATCTTTAAGGTCTGTTGACATTTCTGAGAACCTATTGTCTGGGGAGCTTCCTAATTGTTGGATGCAATTTCAAGAATTGCAAGTGTTGAATTTGGGAAAGAATAAATTATCTGGAAAAATACCAAGCTCGTTAGGCAATCTACAGGGAATTGTGATATTGCGTTTACATGATAACAACTTTTCAGGAGAATTGCCTTCTTTAGAGAACTGTACCAGATTATCGATAGTTGACCTTGGCAACAATAACTTGTCGGGAAAGATACCAACATGGATTGGCCAAAGCCTACCAAAGTTGGTGATTCTACGCTTACGGTCCAATGAGTTCAATGAAATCATACCCTTCTCCTTGTGCACTCTAGCTGTCATTCATGTATTGGACCTCTCTCACAACAACATTTCCGGAGGCTTGCCGCATTGCTTCAATAACATCAGCCAAAGCGCTAATAATCATCATATCCATTACCCTTCGTTCACTAGTGTGTTAGTTAATTCAGAACTCGTGTGGAAGGGAATAGAAAGAGAGTTTGGGAAAAATCTTGATGGTATGAGAAGCATTGACATGTCAAGCAACTGTTTGATGGGGGAAATTCCGCAAAGTATAACAAATATGACAGAGTTGAAATCACTGAATCTGTCAAGAAACTATTTGACAGGAAAGCTTCCCGAAAactttggtaacatgaagatGTTGGAATCTCTTGATTTGTCAAGAAACCAGATATCTGGTAAAATTCCTACAAGTTTAATTTGCGAGCTTAAACTTTCTTAGTGTCTTGGACTTATCACACAACAACTTGTCAGGAAGAATTCCATCAGGCACCCAACTTCAGGGTTTTAATGCTTCTGCATATATGGGAAATCTTGGACTTTGTGGACCACCGCTGACACCAAATTGCTCACGAGATGGAGCAACTCAAGCTGATGATAACAAAGAACATGATAATGATGGTCTCATAAGCCTGGGATTTTTTTTCAGTGCTGTGCTGGGATTCGTCATTGGATTTTGGATGGTCTGCGGCAGTTTACTGCTTAAGACTTCTTGGAGATATGCTTATTTCAGATTCCTGGACAATGCAAAAGATTGGATTTATGTCAAAACCGCTGTGTACAAGGCAAAAGTGCAAAGGAGACTTCAAACATAAATGGTAAACTACGCTACATAATACTTAGTTTTTATAGTGTTTATGTTTTCTGGCTAGATATACTTGTAGAAACTCTTTCAAATTTATAGTATTACAATCGTTTGGAAACACAAAATATTTGTTCAATCTTTTAGAAATATTGTTTTTTGACTGTCATTTGTTTTGACATGATGTTAGGAGATTCTGGCATTCGAGGAAATGAACCTAATGATCCCGGAAGTGGAAAGATTCAAGGCTTAATGTTGAAGGTTTTCAGATGTCGTTGCTTTCTCTTTCAGCAAGAAATAATTATTATGCTTTTATCCCTTGAGAAATGTGTGTGAATAATGGATTGTATGTAGTATGAGCTGGTATCACTTTTATTCCATCTTTCTGGCTGTAATTTAAACCTAGCTTTCTCGATTGATTTCAAAATAATTACCTGCAATTATATATTGTTCCGTTCCAGAGCATTTCAATTAATCTGATCTATTCCAATCAAACTTCAGATATTTTATTACTCTGCATCTATGGGGAATTTTGGACTTTGAAGACCACAGCTAACACTTAAGTCCCCGAAATATGCGACTGCTCAAGATCCCGGTATCTCTAGTGGCAGAGGAAAAACTGATGGTATCAGAAACCTAGGATTTTATTACGATAGTGCATAGCTTGGATTCTTTAGAGGATTTGGGAGTCTCTGACACTTCACTACTAAAGTCTTCATGAGATGCGCCTATTTCAAATTCATGTATGGTACAAAAGATATGATTTATCTAATAATACTAGCAGATCatcatttattgttttgtaAATACATAAATGTTTGTAGTGtggtctttttttctttttatacgATGATCTTAGAAGTTGCAGCCTACTGTTATGTGGAGGAAGGAATTAGTATCTTACTCCTGAGTAACCAGGATATGGGAGGTTTTTCGATTTGAGATGTCTTTGCCTCCTCTTTCTTCATTTTGTAGCGGCATTTcgctctttgttttctttttaccttCTTTCAGTTTAGAATGCACGACGTCTAATGTAAGATAACCATGGATATGTCAATGTGACAGAATATAGTAATTTTGCTTTCTAAGACAAGCAACTGAAAACGGATGTATATTGTACAGTAGTTTCTTCAAGGTTTCATACATCGCTAACCAGTAAACTAGAAAGCTCACATTGTAGCTCCAAGAGATCAGTGAAATCTTATAAAATCAACTACCCTTTCTAATGAGTGGTCGTGTCTTTTGTCATTCTTTTCACTCCCTCTTTATCTGTTGTAGTAAAaatggaattgcagagagaattgatgagagaattgtgtgtattctattattgataataggagccctctATATAAggatttacaaagtacataatcttgtcATATTATAAggaaatagaatccgaatataattaggaaatctagaaccttctctcctattacaactctagaactaaaccctagtttgaagaggcacactcaatgtcgatatccttcaacactccccatTGTGcggctcaaacttggtgatgacactttgatcgttgcctcgttaaaaaccttgccaggtaacaaaaaccctgtgggacaaaaataaccctagtcgaaggacaaaaagagcacaacacgtccttcactcttcgagatcgatcATGAAGAgtgatcatgggagttcggattgctgcaatcatgggagttcggataattttCTCAATTCGAGGcacttcacatgtttctcgaaagtggatttaggtaacgacttagtgaataagtccgctacattatcctttgatcggatttgattcacttcaatctttggAAGTGAttaatgttgttgctgattgtaaaagaacttaggcgatatatgcttggtgttgttgcccttgatgaaacctaatttcatttgctcaattcataaatgcatgtaggttcatctgtggtagacttcaaaccacaagctcctcgaatgtgtctaattatagaccttagccatatgcattcacgcacggctttatgtagagcaataatctctgcatgatttgaggaagtagcaacaagggtctactttgtagacctccaagatatcgcggtgcttCCTATGGTAAAGACATTACCGGTCTGGGAACgacatttgtgagggtcagagagataccctacatcagcaaaatccatcaaaacatcatcatcGTTTTGATGTAAGGGAGGAGGATGGGTGGCCGGCGGTTTTTGCCGATCACAGCATCTTGGACGGTGCCACTTGGGCTAATGAGATCCGttctcattcttccgtcattcttttctctctgcagggatagaacaagctcatatctatcgtacattttaagtaacgaaatATTGTCTTTAGAacagtccaatggcgttgcgttggcgcagggctacatcaagccaacaagttcataacaaatgaggtgtccggtcttgtattgtgttaagtacaataatgcgcctattgcacttaggtaagacacttctgccaaaTAACacgtcttcatcatcatccctgggacgaaacgtatccctcttagggtcaagactacggacgaccatgggagtgaatctttgactttatcaaaatgcaaagcatttattgacacggtatacaagttctaaatctagacaaaaccgtgttctcccaaggtccttcatctcaaactcagatttcaggTGTTAAGCGGTTTCCCTTagctctcaagggttccaattatgtttatcaacataaaccatgacaattgcaaatccagaacttgtcatgaaaacgcaggggcatagttcatcatatcccttcccaatcaattaatcactttagtgagcgtttcaccctcattgcaaacgcgctccgtggtcaagagctacttgatttgggtaaatgaagtacaCAAgacccttcattatattccgtatctagatccccatagagatacgtagtgaccacattcataagctgcatgttcatttatttggaaactaccaaactaaaaatgtagtggagtgcaatgacatccattacaagagaatatgtcttctcgtagtcgattccagggcgttttgtgagaagccttgcgccataaggcgagattatcatctctttttctcatcacgctatctaacgaagacctattaatgtcaacaggttttatgttaggaggtgttggcatctcaggcccgaaatccttcctcttcgttagtgaatccaattcaacctgcatcgcatctttccatttaggccaattttctctacgttgacattcttcaacggagtaaggttcgatgtcattggtctcaataattccacgtcttcatgtacactagtgtaattcgtagagatctctatattctcaggaattggttctaacattgaggcgtcccccaatgatgtctcttggatataaccacaatccagaatattctcatgagacagattttgagtatcaatgatcaatgaatcaagttgtgccaaactcgctctattcctagggcgagaatccatcgaacctatgggtctcctacgctctctagcggaacccatggcctatgacgccattatgccacctttgtggcgtcaccagaccaccatccatggtagtggtgtcGTACCCATCTCCTCTGGGTGGCAGCAtttcctcttgtggggacatcaatccttgcagacatgtttgcagcaggtatatgtgatctcgtcacttttaggggatcaagatgagacatagtggggacagaccacgacaattcctgtcgttcctgttgaacattgatgttctaatctccccctaacgacgggaagactgtcttatcaaagtgacaattcgcaaatccagcaAAAAAGATATcccctgtcaagggttctacatagcggacttatagttggagacttatgtccaacacaaatatatatatgcattcgttgcaatgactcatgttgatgcgctgtggcggcgcaattggcacataaaccgcacactcaaatatgcataa is a genomic window containing:
- the LOC133739698 gene encoding receptor-like protein EIX1, with amino-acid sequence MFYSIMSGRSVHSVLVGLVCLALASAICCSSVGSSNKIMCLESERHALLQFKQGLVDESNALASWENKKDCCKWRGIACNNKTGHVTRLDFSFISFNYTEVPLRGEISHSLLELPYLNYLDLSYNDFGGMIIPKFIGSLSQLKELKLAAADFSGPVPPQLGNLSNLHTLDLSFNDFEGMMVPKFIGFLSQLKELKLAAANFSGHVPPQLGNLSNLHTLDLSGNHDASSENLEWLSHLSSLRYLNMAWLNLSEAVNWPQSLSKLTLLTELQLSQCNLPDVNLRSLSFINSSTSLQLLDLSWNSLNSSIFYWIANVSSNFVHIDLSFNNLEGPIPDVFTSMLSLVTLHLSSNHLEGPIPDVFTSMLSLVTLDLSYNQLEGGIPKSFQNLCSLESLTLWSNQLSENIEDSVETLSCAYNTLDTLILGLNQFWGSWPDLKRFSKLRELDLSINQLNGSVSESVGQLSSLEFLSLRGNSFTGVITESHFLNLSRLQTLELSGNRFSINLSSDWNPPFQLGLLGMSSCKVDQAFPKWILTQTNLTQLYLPNAELSGIQDHYLISFGIYFPAYMN
- the LOC133737592 gene encoding receptor-like protein EIX2 → MYLSNNRFSGPLSSLCATQSPSLRSVDISENLLSGELPNCWMQFQELQVLNLGKNKLSGKIPSSLGNLQGIVILRLHDNNFSGELPSLENCTRLSIVDLGNNNLSGKIPTWIGQSLPKLVILRLRSNEFNEIIPFSLCTLAVIHVLDLSHNNISGGLPHCFNNISQSANNHHIHYPSFTSVLVNSELVWKGIEREFGKNLDGMRSIDMSSNCLMGEIPQSITNMTELKSLNLSRNYLTGKLPENFGNMKMLESLDLSRNQISGKIPTSLICELKLS